One window from the genome of Nicotiana sylvestris chromosome 9, ASM39365v2, whole genome shotgun sequence encodes:
- the LOC104216114 gene encoding DNA-(apurinic or apyrimidinic site) endonuclease 2 encodes MKKGMKIVTYNVNGLRPRIQQYGSLPKLLDSLDADIICFQETKLSKHDLRADLVRAEGYESFFSCTRTSDRGRSAGYSGVATFCRVKSAFLSNEVALPIAAEEGFTGLLGTSNGYESRKDECPSIAEGLECFSKDELLKVDSEGRCLITDHGHFVLFNIYGPRAVQDDSERIQFKLTFFKMLERRWECLLHQGRRIIIVGDLNIAPAAIDRCDAEPDFEKNEFRKWFRSLLLQNGGRLLDVFRAKHPDRKGAYTCWSQSTGAEEFNFGSRIDHILSAGSCLHGEENQEGHDFGTCHVAECDILMQFQRWKPGNTPRWKGGRSIKLEGSDHVPVYTSLVEIPEVLEHSTPSLSTRYHPQVCGSQQTLVSMFARRQSIEQVISEERISPLFPSHEKFTSTPENYDSKASQIRVLGSRSNANILPSIVAKKKSRHGQGSQLTLNSFFQKCTRSETSDSSSADLKICQTDISYSQIDLNGVPSADDESGPSKDCRLNAIDNIQNEGQLDACDSDKEKRKVALQEWQRIQQLMQNTVPLCKGHREPCVPRIVKKAGPNLGRRFYVCARAEGPASNPEANCGYFKWAAASKCKEKGK; translated from the exons ATGAAGAAAGGAATGAAGATAGTGACATACAATGTGAACGGCTTAAGGCCACGCATACAACAATACGGTTCACTTCCGAAACTTCTAGATTCACTCGACGCTGATATCATCTGCTTTCAGGAAACTAAATTGTCCAAACATGATTTACGAGCCGATTTGGTTCGTGCTGAGGGTTACGAGTCTTTCTTCTCTTGCACTCGTACTTCTGATCGTGGCCGCTCCGCTGGCTATTCCG GTGTTGCAACATTTTGCCGTGTAAAATCTGCATTCTTGAGCAATGAGGTAGCTCTGCCAATTGCTGCAGAAGAGGGCTTCACTGGTCTCCTTGGGACATCTAACGGATATGAATCTAGAAAGGATGAGTGTCCTTCAATAGCAGAAGGCCTTGAGTGCTTTTCTAAAGATGAGCTTCTTAAAGTTGATAGTGAGGGACGTTGTCTGATTACTGATCATGGTCATTTTG TTTTATTCAATATATATGGGCCCAGAGCTGTTCAGGATGACTCTGAGAGAATCCAATTTAAGCTGACGTTTTTCAAGATGTTAGAG AGAAGATGGGAGTGTCTCCTGCATCAAGGAAGGAGGATTATCATCGTAGGGGATCTCAATATTGCTCCTGCTGCCATAGATCGCTGTGACGCAGAACCTGATTTTGAGAAGAACGA gttcaggaaatgGTTTAGATCGTTATTATTGCAGAATGGAGGGCGTCTCCTTGATGTTTTTAGAGCAAAACATCCTGATAG AAAAGGAGCCTATACTTGCTGGTCACAGAGTACAGGAGCCGAGGAATTTAATTTTGGTTCTAGGATTGACCATATACTTAGTGCAGGATCATGCTTGCATGGTGAGGAAAATCAAGAAGGGCATGACTTTGGTACTTGCCATGTTGCAGAGTGTGACATATTGATGCAATTTCAAAGGTGGAAACCTGGAAATACGCCAAG GTGGAAAGGAGGGAGGAGCATCAAATTAGAAGGTTCTGATCATGTTCCAGTTTACACGAGTTTAGTAGAAATCCCTGAAGTATTGGAGCATAGCACCCCATCATTGTCTACCAGATACCATCCCCAGGTCTGCGGGAGTCAGCAAACTCTTG TGTCTATGTTCGCAAGAAGGCAATCAATTGAGCAAGTTATTTCAGAGGAAAGGATAAGCCCTCTGTTCCCAAGTCATGAAAAGTTTACCTCAACTCCAGAGAACTACGATAGTAAAGCTTCGCAAATTAGGGTGCTTGGTTCTCGAAGTAACGCTAATATTCTGCCGAGCATTGTAGCCAAGAAGAAATCAAGGCATGGTCAGGGGTCTCAGCTCACACTCAACTCGTTCTTCCAGAAATGCACTAGAAGTGAGACTTCTGACAGTAGCTCTGCTGATCTTAAAATTTGTCAGACAGACATTTCTTACTCTCAGATTGACCTCAATGGAGTTCCTTCTGCTGATGATGAAAGTGGTCCTTCAAAGGACTGCAGATTAAATGCTATTGACAATATTCAAAATGAAGGCCAGTTAGATGCATGCGATTCAGATAAAGAGAAGAGGAAAGTGGCATTACAGGAGTGGCAAAGGATTCAGCAATTAATGCAGAATACTGTACCTCTTTGTAAGGGCCATCGAGAACCTTGTGTTCCACGGATTGTTAAAAAAGCAGGCCCCAATTTGGGCCGCAGATTTTATGTCTGTGCTCGAGCTGAG GGACCTGCATCAAATCCTGAAGCAAATTGTGGTTATTTCAAATGGGCTGCTGCTTCAAAATGTAAGGAGAAAGGAAAGTGA